A stretch of Sulfurimonas autotrophica DSM 16294 DNA encodes these proteins:
- a CDS encoding competence/damage-inducible protein A, with protein sequence MPKSDMMNFYAVIIGTEILNGRRVDKHFEFLKNELAKYGHEIFGSFVIKDDTELMKRTYTMIKEDKSAVMFSFGGIGSTPDDLTREVASVVFRNSKPATHEKFKHDIIEKFGDEAFPHRIHMADLPPNAKLLHNPVNNMSGFSLDDRFFFMPGFPSMSHPMVSEIIKKYFNKSKQKYRYTLKAKTSENTLIGLMQQLPKSVELSSLPIFIDKKPNIELSLSGTNNEEVKKYFNMFQEELTHKNIPFTLT encoded by the coding sequence ATGCCAAAAAGTGATATGATGAATTTTTATGCAGTAATAATAGGAACAGAAATCCTTAACGGTAGACGTGTTGATAAACATTTTGAGTTTCTTAAAAATGAGCTTGCAAAATATGGACATGAGATCTTTGGCTCTTTTGTGATAAAAGATGATACCGAACTTATGAAACGTACATACACAATGATAAAAGAAGATAAAAGTGCAGTAATGTTTTCTTTTGGAGGTATCGGTTCTACGCCAGATGACTTAACAAGAGAAGTGGCATCTGTAGTTTTTCGAAACTCTAAACCAGCAACTCATGAAAAGTTTAAACATGATATTATAGAAAAATTTGGCGATGAGGCATTTCCACACCGAATTCATATGGCAGATTTACCGCCAAATGCAAAACTTTTGCATAACCCAGTAAATAATATGTCCGGATTTTCTTTAGATGACAGATTCTTTTTTATGCCGGGATTTCCATCTATGTCACACCCTATGGTTAGTGAAATTATAAAAAAATATTTTAACAAATCTAAACAAAAATACAGATATACACTAAAGGCCAAGACAAGTGAAAATACACTGATAGGCCTAATGCAACAGCTTCCAAAGAGTGTCGAGCTTTCTTCTTTACCCATTTTTATAGATAAAAAACCAAACATAGAACTCTCTCTTAGCGGAACAAACAATGAAGAAGTCAAAAAATATTTTAATATGTTCCAAGAAGAGTTAACTCACAAAAATATACCATTTACATTAACATAA
- a CDS encoding DUF3149 domain-containing protein translates to MSGFFDTLMTILFVLFMVFIFAGYHKTKSQEREKDKDLKS, encoded by the coding sequence ATGAGCGGTTTCTTTGACACACTAATGACAATTTTGTTTGTTTTGTTTATGGTCTTTATATTTGCCGGTTATCACAAAACAAAATCGCAAGAACGTGAAAAAGACAAAGATCTCAAATCCTAA
- a CDS encoding DUF6166 domain-containing protein → MNNHVFKGHRTLLGNKFVTYRELDLPTRADIYKHSKNGFDWGNTSKGALQLAFAILYQLSNKETSTKYAEQFCENIVKKLNSRDWILKASEVLSWIEHNCDTVEQQELSKPTKLQPVNKKIKKNKSNIVKEICKELNITQKQLAQVLEVPEGTVSSWAVKNEIPRLGKKAIEFYIQNTKNQKIVDSYRSFIKLLQAS, encoded by the coding sequence ATGAATAATCATGTCTTCAAAGGTCACCGAACTTTGCTTGGCAATAAATTTGTAACATATAGAGAACTTGACTTACCTACTCGAGCGGACATATACAAACACTCCAAAAATGGTTTTGATTGGGGGAACACATCAAAAGGAGCTTTACAGCTTGCTTTTGCAATACTTTATCAACTTAGCAATAAAGAAACTTCAACAAAATATGCAGAGCAGTTTTGTGAAAATATTGTTAAAAAACTCAATTCTCGCGATTGGATTCTAAAAGCATCTGAGGTCCTTTCTTGGATAGAGCACAATTGTGACACAGTTGAACAACAAGAATTGTCCAAACCAACAAAATTACAACCTGTAAACAAAAAAATCAAAAAAAACAAATCAAATATTGTCAAAGAAATTTGTAAAGAACTCAATATTACACAAAAACAACTTGCCCAAGTCCTTGAAGTACCAGAAGGCACAGTCAGTAGTTGGGCCGTAAAAAATGAGATTCCAAGGCTTGGAAAAAAAGCAATAGAGTTTTATATACAAAATACAAAAAATCAAAAAATCGTTGATAGTTACAGAAGTTTTATAAAACTTCTGCAGGCATCATAA
- a CDS encoding ankyrin repeat domain-containing protein encodes MNTWLELLKNDDYLGIKKYLKNGADISETNEAGESVLACALRAGCEKEILMLLTENGADIFDVDDEGVSVFDIAITYDNAYMVNYLIEQGKDVNDTTRKSGFTALMGAACYGRIEITKILLENGADQNARDSKGFSAIDFARKMNKKSILALFDYDENSPKNRGYAR; translated from the coding sequence GTGAATACGTGGCTTGAACTATTAAAAAATGATGATTATCTTGGTATAAAAAAATATCTTAAAAATGGTGCTGATATATCAGAGACGAATGAAGCCGGAGAATCAGTGCTTGCCTGTGCTTTAAGAGCAGGATGTGAAAAAGAGATATTGATGCTTTTAACAGAAAATGGTGCTGATATTTTTGATGTTGATGATGAGGGTGTGAGTGTTTTTGATATAGCAATTACTTATGATAATGCTTATATGGTGAACTACTTGATAGAGCAGGGCAAAGATGTTAATGATACAACAAGAAAAAGCGGTTTTACAGCCTTAATGGGGGCAGCATGTTATGGAAGAATAGAAATAACAAAAATTCTTTTAGAAAATGGAGCTGACCAAAATGCGAGAGATTCAAAAGGTTTCAGCGCCATAGACTTTGCAAGAAAAATGAACAAAAAAAGTATACTAGCTCTTTTTGATTATGATGAAAATAGTCCTAAAAACAGAGGATATGCAAGATAA
- the thiI gene encoding tRNA uracil 4-sulfurtransferase ThiI, whose translation MQKFILKLFPEIMIKGPSAKRQMVGQLYNNLLTILQRINPEIQVKKYSDKIEVFTPKDVLPEVRQKLLDTPGIEQILEVLQFDSMDTIEKIKTKVRELTADSLEDKTFVVRVKRTGKHDFSSIDIERTVGGHLLANSKAKNVSLKNPDIVVQMELIQDQLNFISTKYKGLSGFPIGTQGDILSLMSGGFDSTVASYLTMKRGIKTHFIFFNLGGMAHEIGVKQVALYLWNKFGSSHKVKFISVPFDDVLTEIFRSTPPTYMGVTLKRLMLMASEKVANAMEIDALVTGESVAQVSSQTLRNLALIDQVTNKLILRPLATMNKPEIISIANEIGTRHFAENMPEYCGVISQNPITHGSFKRMEKVAQKFNYDVLDKAVEDAQHLNIDEIVDDVANLAPIEVVKDLSTGNFVVIDIRPEDEYIETSCKTLKIPFHKLKMEFEKLPKDQEYLFYCDKGIMSQLHAQYLRDAKGYENIRVYRPE comes from the coding sequence GTGCAAAAATTCATTTTAAAACTTTTTCCAGAAATCATGATAAAAGGTCCATCTGCAAAACGTCAGATGGTTGGCCAACTTTACAACAATCTCCTTACAATCTTACAACGTATAAACCCTGAAATCCAAGTAAAAAAATATTCTGACAAGATAGAAGTCTTTACGCCAAAGGATGTTCTGCCGGAAGTACGACAAAAACTTTTAGATACTCCGGGCATTGAACAGATACTTGAGGTTTTGCAGTTCGACAGTATGGATACAATAGAAAAGATCAAAACAAAGGTTCGTGAACTTACAGCGGACTCACTTGAAGACAAAACTTTCGTTGTAAGAGTCAAGCGTACTGGCAAACATGACTTTAGCTCTATTGACATCGAAAGAACTGTAGGCGGGCATCTTTTGGCTAATTCAAAGGCAAAAAATGTTTCACTGAAAAATCCTGATATAGTAGTTCAAATGGAACTTATTCAAGACCAGCTTAACTTTATTTCTACAAAGTATAAAGGTCTGAGTGGTTTTCCTATCGGTACGCAAGGAGATATACTCTCACTGATGTCAGGCGGGTTTGATTCTACCGTGGCATCCTATCTTACCATGAAAAGAGGAATAAAAACACACTTTATCTTTTTTAATCTTGGCGGTATGGCTCATGAAATAGGAGTTAAACAGGTTGCACTTTACCTTTGGAACAAGTTTGGCTCTTCTCATAAAGTCAAATTTATCTCAGTCCCTTTTGATGATGTTCTGACAGAAATTTTTCGCTCCACTCCACCGACATATATGGGTGTTACTCTTAAACGTCTGATGCTTATGGCTTCAGAAAAAGTTGCCAATGCGATGGAAATAGATGCACTTGTAACGGGAGAGAGTGTAGCGCAGGTTTCCAGTCAGACTCTTCGCAACCTTGCACTCATTGATCAGGTAACAAACAAACTCATTCTTCGTCCTCTTGCAACGATGAACAAGCCTGAAATTATATCAATAGCAAATGAAATAGGCACACGACATTTTGCAGAAAATATGCCTGAATATTGCGGTGTAATTTCTCAAAATCCTATCACGCATGGCTCTTTTAAACGTATGGAAAAAGTAGCACAAAAATTCAATTATGATGTTCTTGATAAAGCTGTAGAAGATGCTCAGCATCTCAACATTGATGAAATTGTGGATGACGTGGCAAATTTGGCACCGATTGAAGTCGTTAAAGATTTAAGTACAGGTAATTTTGTGGTGATTGATATTCGCCCTGAAGATGAATACATTGAAACATCATGTAAAACTCTTAAAATACCGTTTCATAAACTAAAAATGGAATTTGAAAAACTGCCAAAAGATCAAGAGTACCTTTTTTATTGTGACAAAGGCATCATGAGCCAGTTACATGCACAGTATCTGCGTGATGCCAAAGGCTATGAAAATATTCGGGTTTATCGACCCGAATAA
- a CDS encoding tRNA (cytidine(34)-2'-O)-methyltransferase produces the protein MSFNLVLVNPQIPNNTGAIGRLCVNAGATLHLIKPIGFDIDEKAVRRAGLDYWDKLDLKVWENIEEFFEHNDITCNAYFATTKTDRPYFDADFKEGDYIFFGSETKGIPEDILNKYKSQNITIPMTKEGRSLNLAISTGIVLYDAIRQNYSTFEEA, from the coding sequence ATGTCTTTTAACTTAGTTTTGGTGAATCCTCAAATTCCTAACAATACAGGTGCAATCGGAAGATTATGCGTCAATGCGGGAGCAACGCTACATCTTATCAAGCCTATCGGCTTTGATATAGATGAAAAAGCTGTCCGTCGTGCAGGACTTGATTATTGGGATAAGCTTGATTTGAAAGTGTGGGAAAATATAGAAGAATTTTTTGAGCATAATGACATTACATGTAATGCATACTTTGCTACAACAAAAACAGACAGACCCTATTTTGATGCAGATTTTAAAGAGGGTGATTATATTTTCTTTGGCAGTGAAACAAAAGGAATCCCCGAAGATATTTTAAATAAATATAAATCTCAAAACATTACTATTCCTATGACTAAAGAGGGACGCAGTCTTAATTTGGCAATCAGTACAGGAATAGTCCTTTATGATGCAATACGCCAAAATTATTCTACATTTGAGGAGGCATAA
- a CDS encoding NlpC/P60 family N-terminal domain-containing protein, with translation MKYIYLCLALVLMSGCASKTPKTAVAVLPQVESEKIEFIKGFSEISQDVSFYTHNIDKGYISSLDSYEKMYFQPWNINSMDISLQDAMWAYEAFNPSNSYGENLQPLDESFFNKIKENSNFDAYSSVNKRAITLKKLNIRAFPTDKPVLRDPDKAGEGFPFDYMQNSSISANKPIFVSHYSKDRAWAFVKSSFAYGWVKSRDIVYIEKKYTDIWQDAQQVFVTKDNEPLYAPKQNFLFKSTIGTMLPLINENDEKFHILSIANYKLKEPYYINSVLSKTNAHNGILKFNAKNINLIISELLHVNYGWGGLYNQRDCSSTLRDFFAPFGIWLPRNSYQQSKVGKVISLQNMSDEEKIVTIKQQAVPFETLLYKQGHIVLYIGTFNDKIIIFQNVWGVKTIKDGKEGRFIIGKTIFSTLQTGSNLSSFDKSASLLKNLKSMNIITF, from the coding sequence TTGAAGTATATTTATTTATGTTTGGCTCTTGTTTTAATGAGTGGGTGTGCTTCAAAAACACCAAAGACTGCAGTCGCTGTACTGCCTCAAGTTGAGTCAGAAAAAATCGAGTTTATAAAGGGTTTTAGTGAAATTTCTCAAGATGTTTCATTTTATACTCATAATATAGATAAAGGGTATATTTCATCTTTAGATAGCTATGAAAAAATGTATTTTCAGCCATGGAATATAAATTCCATGGATATATCATTGCAAGATGCAATGTGGGCGTATGAAGCATTTAACCCAAGTAATAGCTATGGAGAAAATTTACAACCGCTTGATGAAAGCTTTTTTAACAAAATCAAAGAAAATTCCAATTTTGATGCTTATTCAAGTGTTAACAAGCGAGCTATTACACTAAAAAAACTCAATATTAGAGCTTTTCCAACAGATAAACCAGTATTAAGAGACCCAGATAAAGCTGGAGAAGGTTTTCCATTTGATTATATGCAAAATTCCAGTATATCAGCCAATAAGCCAATTTTTGTTTCACATTACTCAAAAGATAGAGCGTGGGCATTTGTAAAATCAAGTTTTGCATATGGATGGGTAAAATCACGGGATATCGTTTATATAGAAAAAAAGTATACAGATATATGGCAAGATGCCCAGCAGGTGTTTGTTACTAAAGATAATGAACCTCTCTATGCACCAAAACAAAACTTTTTATTTAAATCTACGATAGGTACAATGCTTCCTCTTATAAATGAGAATGATGAAAAGTTTCATATTTTAAGTATTGCAAACTATAAGTTAAAAGAACCATATTATATTAACTCTGTGCTATCTAAGACGAATGCTCACAATGGAATCTTGAAATTTAATGCTAAAAATATTAATCTTATTATAAGTGAACTCTTACATGTAAACTATGGCTGGGGTGGTTTATATAACCAAAGAGACTGCTCTTCAACTCTTAGAGATTTTTTTGCACCATTTGGAATTTGGTTACCAAGAAACTCTTATCAACAAAGCAAGGTGGGGAAAGTCATATCTTTACAAAATATGTCAGATGAAGAAAAAATAGTAACCATTAAACAACAGGCAGTCCCCTTTGAAACATTGTTATATAAACAAGGGCATATTGTACTTTATATTGGAACATTTAATGATAAAATCATTATTTTTCAAAATGTTTGGGGTGTGAAAACCATTAAAGATGGTAAAGAAGGAAGGTTTATAATTGGAAAAACTATTTTTAGTACGCTTCAAACAGGCAGTAATTTAAGTTCATTTGATAAAAGTGCATCTTTATTGAAAAATTTAAAAAGTATGAATATTATAACTTTTTAA
- a CDS encoding LexA family transcriptional regulator, with product MNSFLDIVEEIKSIISDEIAPKKVFDKDVAAALGISQMNFATMKKRNKIPFNELLDFCAKRSISINWLLYGQSPESLVEATNKFYMVKYFSDVNASAGGGSDIECEEIEELEIPEQFVFMLGGERELQNIEAINVSGDSMEPTFSYNDIVFINRSKTDINRGGIFTIRTEAGLFIKRVQKRIDGKLDVISDNSIYNTQTLDANQVEVIGRVVSRFGDVD from the coding sequence ATGAATAGTTTTTTAGATATCGTTGAAGAGATTAAAAGTATTATCTCTGATGAAATTGCTCCAAAAAAGGTTTTTGACAAAGATGTTGCCGCAGCATTGGGTATTTCACAAATGAATTTTGCAACAATGAAAAAACGCAATAAGATTCCGTTTAATGAATTGTTGGATTTTTGTGCAAAAAGAAGTATATCAATAAATTGGCTGCTTTATGGACAGTCTCCTGAAAGCCTAGTAGAAGCTACAAATAAATTTTACATGGTGAAATACTTTTCTGATGTAAATGCAAGTGCAGGGGGAGGAAGCGATATAGAATGTGAAGAGATAGAAGAACTTGAAATTCCTGAGCAGTTTGTATTTATGTTAGGCGGTGAGCGAGAACTTCAAAATATTGAAGCTATTAATGTCTCCGGTGATTCTATGGAGCCTACTTTTAGCTATAATGATATTGTATTTATTAATAGAAGCAAAACAGATATTAATCGCGGCGGTATTTTTACTATAAGAACAGAAGCGGGGCTTTTTATTAAGCGTGTTCAAAAGCGAATAGACGGAAAACTTGACGTTATTTCTGATAATTCTATATATAATACGCAAACACTCGATGCAAATCAAGTTGAAGTTATCGGCAGGGTTGTCAGTCGATTTGGTGATGTAGATTAA
- a CDS encoding adenylate kinase, which produces MKKLFLIIGAPGSGKTTDAELIAEHNDNITHYSTGDMLRGEVASGSQRGKEIEKYIEKGEIVPINIVIETIVNAIKSSPTDTIIIDGYPRSIEQMLELDKYLQEHKDIELVSVIEVKVSEETARDRVLGRARGADDNNEVFNNRMRVYTEPLQQIRDFYTQKGVLKIVSGEGSIEEIVSEMEDFIHSKI; this is translated from the coding sequence ATGAAAAAACTCTTTTTAATTATTGGAGCTCCGGGCTCCGGTAAAACTACAGATGCCGAACTCATAGCCGAGCACAATGACAATATAACACACTACTCTACCGGTGATATGCTGCGCGGAGAAGTTGCAAGTGGCAGCCAACGTGGTAAAGAAATAGAAAAATACATCGAAAAAGGTGAAATAGTCCCTATAAATATTGTCATAGAGACTATTGTAAATGCTATTAAATCATCCCCTACTGACACTATTATTATTGATGGCTATCCTAGAAGTATAGAACAGATGCTTGAGCTCGACAAATATCTTCAAGAGCATAAAGATATAGAGCTTGTCAGTGTCATTGAAGTCAAAGTTAGTGAAGAGACTGCAAGAGATAGAGTACTTGGTCGTGCCCGCGGTGCAGATGATAACAATGAAGTATTTAACAACCGTATGCGTGTTTACACGGAACCTTTGCAGCAAATCAGAGATTTTTATACACAAAAAGGTGTCTTGAAGATAGTCTCAGGTGAAGGCAGCATTGAAGAAATAGTTTCTGAGATGGAAGACTTTATTCATTCAAAAATCTAA
- the adk gene encoding adenylate kinase, whose translation MRIILLGAPGAGKGTQAQFLTKKYNIPQISTGDMLRAAIKAGTEMGKMAKAAMDAGQLVTDDIIIGLVKDRIAQDDCKNGYLLDGFPRTLPQADAVTNAGIEIDAVIEIDVADEEIVKRMSGRRAHLASGRTYHVIYNPSKIEGKDDETGEDLVQRDDDKEAVVLDRLKVYHEQTEPLIGYYKALAKKNPNLKYITVDGTADIADVEKAIVSELGE comes from the coding sequence ATGAGAATAATTCTTTTAGGCGCTCCAGGTGCCGGAAAAGGTACGCAAGCACAATTTTTAACTAAGAAGTATAATATCCCTCAAATCTCTACAGGGGATATGTTAAGAGCTGCGATTAAAGCCGGTACAGAGATGGGTAAAATGGCAAAAGCTGCTATGGATGCGGGACAACTTGTAACAGATGATATTATCATCGGGCTTGTAAAAGACAGAATTGCACAGGATGACTGTAAAAATGGCTACCTCTTAGACGGTTTCCCTCGTACACTGCCTCAAGCAGATGCAGTTACTAATGCAGGTATTGAAATTGATGCAGTTATAGAGATAGATGTTGCTGATGAAGAAATTGTAAAACGTATGTCAGGACGACGTGCACACTTGGCAAGCGGTAGAACCTATCATGTAATATATAACCCGTCAAAAATTGAAGGTAAAGATGATGAAACGGGTGAAGATTTAGTACAACGCGATGATGACAAAGAAGCAGTGGTTCTTGACCGTCTAAAAGTTTACCATGAACAAACTGAACCGTTAATAGGTTACTATAAAGCGTTGGCGAAGAAGAATCCTAACTTAAAATACATAACGGTTGACGGTACTGCCGACATCGCCGATGTGGAAAAAGCTATAGTTTCAGAATTAGGTGAGTAG
- a CDS encoding tetratricopeptide repeat protein: MQTLTLANIYELQGLKEEALEIYKEVLKKDPNNSDAKIAIRRLSGMRKKFLHVNTQMKEYFLKMDTEVEFKEFERWLLKAWN, encoded by the coding sequence ATGCAGACTCTGACTTTAGCAAATATTTATGAACTTCAAGGCTTAAAAGAAGAAGCTCTTGAGATTTATAAAGAAGTCTTGAAAAAAGATCCAAATAACAGTGATGCTAAAATTGCTATTAGGAGATTGTCTGGTATGAGAAAAAAGTTTTTACATGTAAATACTCAGATGAAAGAGTATTTTTTGAAAATGGACACAGAAGTTGAGTTTAAAGAGTTTGAAAGGTGGTTATTAAAAGCATGGAACTAA
- the purU gene encoding formyltetrahydrofolate deformylase, with protein MSQYRVLIDANDEKGLVHKVSSIFYGFDLNILSNSEFVDKESNKFFMRSVVDGDVNKNELINALTEVLPNECGIKVVEPKKKNIIIMATKEIHALGDILIRHEAGELEANIVAVISNYNNLESFVSKFDIPYITISHEGLERQEHENKIIEAIQSFEGIDFIVLAKYMRILTPRFVETFENKIMNIHHSFLPAFIGANPYKQAYDRGVKIIGATAHFVNNNLDEGPIIAQEIIHVNHAYSWKDMQRSGRDVEKVVLSRALKLALEDRIFTYANRTVIF; from the coding sequence ATGAGTCAGTATAGGGTTTTAATAGATGCAAATGATGAAAAAGGACTTGTACATAAGGTTTCAAGTATATTTTATGGTTTTGACCTGAATATTTTGTCAAACAGTGAGTTTGTTGACAAAGAGAGCAATAAGTTTTTTATGCGTAGTGTTGTTGATGGAGATGTTAATAAAAATGAACTTATTAATGCATTGACAGAGGTACTTCCTAATGAGTGCGGTATCAAAGTTGTAGAACCTAAAAAGAAAAATATAATAATTATGGCAACAAAAGAGATTCATGCACTCGGCGATATTCTTATACGTCATGAAGCGGGTGAACTTGAAGCAAATATTGTGGCAGTTATTTCTAACTATAATAATTTAGAATCATTTGTAAGTAAATTTGATATACCTTACATTACTATTTCACATGAAGGTTTAGAGCGCCAAGAGCATGAAAACAAAATTATTGAGGCTATACAAAGCTTTGAGGGTATTGATTTTATAGTTTTAGCAAAATATATGCGAATTTTAACACCGAGATTTGTAGAAACATTCGAGAACAAAATTATGAATATACACCATTCATTTTTACCTGCATTTATAGGGGCAAACCCTTATAAACAAGCCTATGACAGAGGTGTGAAAATCATTGGAGCAACAGCACACTTTGTGAATAACAATCTTGATGAAGGACCGATTATCGCTCAAGAGATTATACATGTAAACCATGCATACAGTTGGAAAGATATGCAGCGTTCAGGAAGAGATGTTGAAAAAGTAGTTCTTTCACGTGCATTAAAGCTTGCTTTAGAAGACAGAATTTTTACTTATGCAAACAGAACGGTAATATTTTAA
- a CDS encoding flagellar basal body protein — MNISNNISSIGAHQTMLNTTANNVANVNTDGFVPKDTRMSNDSNSVRATIRETDSNGSAKSQTDLAKEIPDEIIAQDATTVNVNVIRTQDEMMGTLLDIKA, encoded by the coding sequence ATGAATATTTCAAATAATATCTCATCAATTGGTGCTCATCAGACTATGCTAAATACAACTGCAAATAATGTTGCAAATGTAAATACAGATGGTTTTGTGCCAAAAGACACAAGAATGTCTAATGACTCAAATTCTGTACGTGCTACCATTAGAGAAACTGATAGCAATGGCTCAGCAAAGAGTCAAACGGATTTAGCCAAAGAAATTCCAGATGAAATTATTGCGCAGGATGCGACTACTGTTAATGTTAATGTGATAAGAACACAAGATGAAATGATGGGTACACTTCTAGATATCAAAGCCTAA
- a CDS encoding tetrahydrodipicolinate N-succinyltransferase N-terminal domain-containing protein: MEVIQTADAFKALVENIKSTTKGYKDPLAFGIARVDLGQLNVDKSLQATYPIINWDENFGSAAIFIQALADQGIEIDFTQNEVVYDINLQFLKDCLNAFTPYSDEAHGDAHKNIQVISALYSQIVNSGSLEGEFKVCFIFEDAPCQSVEATYLKLYALSLAKVRLREINLNGAFGALPNVAWSNGQPIELDYLREFEIELKLANEYPHIDFVDKFPRFLQHIIPADNTRILETSKVRFGAQLAAGTTVMPGASYINFNAGTTGVSMVEGRISSSAIVGDGSDVGGGASILGVLSGTDGNPISIGKNCLLGANSVCGIPLGDGCIIDAGLAILEGTKVGIYASELEKIREVNTGITIEGEIFKAKQLAFFNGLHFRQNSLNGEITASRSTREIKLNEELH; encoded by the coding sequence ATGGAAGTTATTCAAACAGCAGATGCTTTTAAAGCATTGGTAGAAAATATAAAATCAACAACAAAAGGCTATAAGGACCCTTTAGCTTTTGGTATAGCAAGAGTCGATTTAGGGCAGTTAAATGTAGATAAATCTCTTCAGGCGACATATCCAATTATTAATTGGGATGAAAATTTCGGCAGTGCTGCGATTTTTATACAGGCACTTGCAGATCAAGGCATTGAAATAGACTTTACACAAAATGAAGTAGTATATGATATTAATTTACAATTTTTAAAAGATTGTTTAAATGCTTTTACTCCTTACTCAGATGAAGCACATGGCGATGCTCATAAAAATATTCAGGTCATTTCAGCGCTTTATTCTCAAATCGTAAACAGCGGAAGCCTTGAGGGTGAATTTAAAGTATGCTTTATTTTTGAAGATGCTCCATGCCAAAGTGTTGAAGCAACTTACCTCAAACTGTATGCACTATCTTTAGCAAAAGTAAGACTACGTGAAATTAATCTTAATGGTGCGTTTGGTGCATTACCAAATGTTGCATGGTCAAACGGCCAACCGATAGAACTTGACTATTTAAGAGAGTTTGAAATAGAGTTAAAACTTGCAAATGAGTATCCACATATTGATTTTGTAGATAAATTTCCAAGATTTTTACAACATATCATTCCTGCTGATAATACACGTATACTTGAAACTTCAAAAGTTCGTTTTGGTGCGCAGCTTGCAGCGGGAACTACCGTTATGCCAGGTGCATCATACATAAACTTCAATGCAGGAACAACAGGTGTTTCTATGGTTGAAGGTCGTATTTCATCATCTGCAATTGTTGGAGACGGTTCTGATGTCGGCGGCGGTGCTTCGATTCTCGGCGTATTAAGCGGTACAGACGGAAACCCAATTTCAATAGGTAAAAACTGCCTATTAGGCGCAAACTCTGTTTGTGGTATTCCTTTAGGTGACGGCTGTATTATTGATGCAGGCTTAGCGATTCTTGAAGGTACAAAAGTCGGTATTTATGCTTCCGAACTTGAAAAAATCAGAGAAGTAAATACAGGTATTACTATAGAGGGTGAAATTTTCAAAGCAAAACAATTAGCTTTCTTTAATGGTCTTCACTTTAGACAGAATTCTCTAAATGGTGAGATTACTGCATCTCGCTCAACAAGAGAAATCAAGCTTAACGAAGAACTTCATTAA
- a CDS encoding CiaD-like domain-containing protein: MELKDVILSTLAEMEDDAPVKIVQEMVKEPATEDIFEEKPQQINENSASMDSELMYLNSIRERLLVLFEGFQAPNNSNIEAKVDMTLNFLEYTLATIDARVEKLEKGNL; the protein is encoded by the coding sequence ATGGAACTAAAAGATGTAATATTATCAACACTGGCTGAAATGGAAGATGATGCACCCGTAAAGATTGTTCAAGAAATGGTAAAAGAGCCTGCAACAGAAGATATATTTGAAGAAAAGCCTCAACAAATAAATGAAAACAGTGCATCTATGGACAGTGAATTAATGTATTTAAACTCTATAAGAGAAAGACTTTTAGTGCTTTTTGAAGGTTTTCAAGCGCCAAACAACTCAAATATTGAAGCAAAAGTAGATATGACACTTAATTTTTTAGAGTATACACTGGCAACAATAGATGCCCGTGTTGAAAAATTAGAAAAAGGAAACCTGTAG